The genomic interval GGTCGGCGCGAACGAGACCAGGCAATGGATCCGAGCACGCAGACCTACGCCCGCCCCGAGGCGATGGGGGATGTTCCCGGGATCTGTGAGCTTCCGCTCACTCGCGCGATTGTGCAATACAGGGACGTTCATGAGATGGACGCTCCCGGGGGTCGCATCGAGGACATCGGGCTCGCGCTCGTGGTCGAGGGCCGCTACGCTGCTTCCGCCGAAGTCATAGACCTCGGGAGCGGTCGCGTGAAAGTCCTCGATCTCAGTACCGAGCTCGTGGTGCTGGACTGGGTCTACGAGCCGACCCTGGACCACGTCGCGAGCCTGATTACCGCGACCGCGGCTACCCGCGACGAAAGCCCACTCCGTCAGTACTCGTTCAAGCTCGGGCTTCGGATTCTGGAGCGCGTGGGTTTCGGTCCGCTCACACGCCCGACCTTCCTGCGGATCGGCTACCGGGATATTTGCCGCGACCTGGACCTGCACGAGGGCACGTCGATCCGGTTTGTGCTCGGACCAGGGCGACTCACCCGAGTACACCTCGACTACGATGCTTGTGCACTCGTGTTCAAGACGGCGTTCAGCGAGCCCGACGGTCCGCTCGAGCATGCGCTCTCGGAAGCGTTTCCGAGCGCCGAGGTATGTCGCTTCGAGCCAGTCTGGGACGCTGACTCGATCGAGTACCGCGTGCGGCTTCCTCTGCCGACCACCTTCCGAGAGGCCCGCACGAGTCTCGCGGCGATGCGCCGAGGACTCGTCTCGATGATGGCTCGCTTCGAGCCGGACCGCTTCAGGTCGGTCGAGCACATGCTGGACACCTTTGGTGAACGTGAGACGCTCGATAGTCTCCGTGTTCAGGAGTCGATGGTCGAGGCGGTGACGTTGGCACGGTCGGCGACGGGCTCGCTCGTGGTGCACTAGCTTACTAGCAGCCCGTGGTCGCCGGGGGCAACGGCGGCCGAGGCCCCGTGGCGACGGTGGACGTGCGCACGGCCCGTTACGCGAGTTCACGGCACTTGAAGTCGTTACGCGGGGGTCCGGCGCGGCGAGGGTGTGTCGCATTCCAGAATGGGGACTCGGGGCGGGCCTACCGAACCGCGATGATCGTCAGTGCGACCGATCCTGCGGCACCACCGGAGCGCTTCATCGGCTCTGAGAAAGCACCCCTAATAGCGTTTCTCTGCTCTACCCTCCCGTGGCACTTTATTTGTAAAAAGTTCTTGACGGTCGACTGTGTGTGAGCGAGAAGTTCGGATCTCCAAACTCTGTGAGCCACTTGCACTTCCGCGACACGCACGCTGTGGAGTATAAGATGCGATGAAGTTTGGGAACAGTTGGTTTAGGGAAAATAGGGAAATCGTAAGTCGTTACAGGACAACACTTTACCGATCACACATTTTCTTGTGGCCCGGCCAACAAAGGGGTTGCGTACACCTGACGAGTGACTTACTGTGGTGAACAACATCGATGATGGCGCCGCCGCTCAGCCGAACCATCGTCGACATCCTCCCGCGATGAGCGGGACTCGGAAAACCGTGTTTTTTCATCCTGCAGTCGAGGGCGAGGTGTGTCTATGTGGGAGATGTGTTCCGTGCAACTCACAGTGCGCTTGCCGCGCGACATCGCCGCTCAGGCTGAAGAGGTCCAGAAGACGGATCCCGAGTTTCTGAGCCGCGTGGTCTTGTACGGTCTGACCCGGCGCTTCATTTACCGGCACCTACGCGAGCAGAGCAAGACCGAGCCGCCCCAAGAGGTCCAAGAGGCGCCCCAGGCCGTTTCCTAGAGCTTGCGCTTCAAAGCCTTCCGGTCCATACCTTTGGCGCGATCGAACCCGACGTAACCGATCGCGCCCGGCGTAGCCGGGGGCTTCTTCACGTCCAGCGGGAGCGTCACCGTGGACGCGGGTCAACAGGGCTCCGAAGAGCCGCCAGAGGTCCTGCGCGCCAAGTATGTCGACTACTGCTCGGCGCAGGTCGCGGATCTCCTCCTCTATCTGAGCCCGGACGAGATCTACCTGCTCGCCCAACGGGCCTACAGCGAAGACGGCGGAGACGAGGAACTGACGTACGTCGAGATGGTTCGCATCGCTACCGACTGGCTGTCCCGCAAGATCTCGCTACCGCCCTTCCAGATGTGGCTAGACGATTACCGGGCTCACCCCGAGAGGTATGAAGAGTACTTCCTGGGCCTCTGGGAGTCCGAGGCCGAGGTGCCTGTAGACAGCTAAATAGCCGAGCCTAGAAGGGCAGGTCGTCGTCCGGCTCGGTGGCACTGGCCTGACTGCCTTCGCCACCTCCACCCCCACGTTCACTACCGCCGCCACTGAACTCGCCGCCGGCCCCGCTCCCGCGATCGAAGCTTGCGCCGCCGCCGCCGGTCGTCGAGCCGAGCATCACCATCTCGTTGACAACGATGTCGGTCCAGTACTTGGTCCCGCCCTCGCCCTCGGTCTGGGAGTACTCGATGCGGCCTTCCACGTAGAGCCGGTCACCCTTCTTCACCCATTGCTCGACGATGTCGACCAGGCGCCCGAAGAAAGTCAGCCGGTGCCACTCGGTCTTCTCCTGCTGCTGGCCGGAGCGGTCGGACCAGGACCGGTTCGTCGCCACGGAAAGCTTGGCCACGCGCGCGCCTGATGAAGTCGCCCGGATCTCCGGGTCGTTACCGACGTTTCCGATCAGCATCACCTTGTTCAGGGACCGGCTCATGTACGCTCCTACTTCGGGCCTCTCGCCCGATTCGGACAGGGAAAATGGCGGGCGCGGGTGCGGACGTGTGCGCACCGAATCGCGCGGCTCAGCGCGCAAAGGTAAGGGCTGGGAGGGCATTTTTCCATCGCTGGTCGAGCCGTTATCTTGCTCGGTTCCGACAGCTGCACACGCTCTGGGAAGGACCGCCCGAACATGGCCGATCTGACGTACATCCGAGTCGAACAAGACGCCGAGATCGCAGTTATTTTCATCGATCGGCAGGACAAACTCAACGCGCTCAACGCCGAGGTGGTCGCCGAGTTAGGGCAGGTTTTCGAGAGCCTGAGGGAGGACGACAGCGTACGGGGTGTGATCGTGACGGGGGCGGGTGAGAAGGCGTTCGTCGCAGGAGCGGATATCGGTGAACTCGCGAAGATGGACTCGATCTCGGGGGTTCGAGTGAGCCGGGACGGCCAGGATGTCTTCATGGCGATTGAGCGTTTCCCGAAGCCCGTGCTCGCAGCGGTCGGGGGATTTGCGCTGGGGGGAGGCTGCGAGCTCGCCCTGGCATGCCACCTCCGCATCGCGAGCGAGAACGCCCGCTTCGGTCAACCCGAAGTTGGTCTCGGCATCATCCCCGGCTACGGAGGAACGATCCGACTCTCCCGCCTCGTGGGTCTCGGTAGGGCGATTGAACTCACGCTCACCGGGGAGATGGTTGGCGCGGAACGCGCCGAGCAGATTGGGCTCGTGTCTGCCGTCGTGCCCCGCGAGTCGTTGCTCAGCGACGCCAAGAAGTTCATGCGTAGGATCACCAAGAACGGACCCATCGCGGTGCGCATGGCGCTGGAGTCGATCTACAGAGCGCTCGACACCGCGACGCCGGATGCTCTCGCCTTCGAGTCCTCCCTCTTCGGTCTTCTCGCCTCGACGGAGGACATGAAGGAGGGCATGGCGGCGTTCATGGAGAAGCGGAAAGCGGACTTCAAAGGACGCTGATCGGGGTGACCTTCGGGGCTTGATTCTGGGGGAAAGCCATACACATGACGGTGGCGGGATGGAGCGCCGAAAAGCGTTCTGCCACAAGCGTTTCGGGCACTTCCACTCGGGGTAGTCCTGCGCTCGAAAATCCATTAAATTGTCCTATGCGCTCCGGGACTCTCCCAACCGCTGGTCCGTGCGTCTGAGCGGGCTCGCGATTCGCCACTTCCGAAACCTCGGAAGTCAGGATCTGGAACTCCCGTCCGAGGGTGTCGCGTTGATCGGTGACAACGCGCAGGGCAAGTCCAATTTCCTCGAGGCGATCTACTACCTCGAGACGTTCCGGTCCTTCCGAGGTGCTCGCGACGAACAACTCGTAGCGTTCCACCAGGGGGTCTTTAGGGTCGCCGGCACCTTGGAGGAGACAGACGCGGGCGGGTCATCGGAGGTCGCGGCGGCCTTCGAGAAGAAAGGAAAGCGGAAGAAGGTCTCGGTCGACGGCGCGGAGCCCGAGCGCATGGGCGACGCGCTGGGGCGCCTCGCAGCAGTGATCTTTTCCCCTGCCGACGTGGAGCTCGTGAGCGGAGGCCCCTCGGAGCGCCGGCGCTTTCTCGACATCGTGCTGTCCCTCAGCGAGCCCGGGTACCTCACGGCGCTCCAGGACTACCGAAAGATCCTGGTGCGCCGCAACGCTTCGCTCAAGGACGGGCAGCCCGCTTCGGTCGTCGTGGCGTGGGACAGGGGGCTCGTCAGGAGCGGCGCGGGGGTGATGCGAGCCAGGCGGGACTGGATCGAACAGCGGTGCGGGGCGTTCGGGGACTATTACCGGGAGGTCTCGGACGGTGTCGTTGCGCAAATGACGTACCGGCCGAGCGTGACGCTTGATGCCGCCGTGTCCGAAGAAGAGATCGCGGCTGCCTTCCGCGACGCCCTCGCCGAGGCGAGCGAGCGCGAGCGGAGAATGGGAACAACGGTCGTCGGCCCGCACCGGGACGATCTCCTCCTGCGGCTGGAAGACCATGCGAACGGCCTCGACCTGCGCACGTACGGCTCGGGCGGGCAGCGCCGCACGGCTGCGCTCGCGCTCCGGCTCGTCGAGGCTAGGACGATCCGGGAGACTCGCCAGCGAAGGCCTTTGATCCTCCTGGACGACGTCTTCGCGGAGTTGGACAGCGGGCGGGGCGAACGGGTGCTTGCGCTGATGGAGAAGGAAGAGATGGGGCAGGTCGTGCTGACGTCGCCGAAGGAGGCCGACGTGAAGATCCGGAAGGATTCGCTCGCCCGTTGGCACATCGAAGCAGGCAGGATCACCGCGTGATGGCCGGCAGACCGGTTCGCATCGACTCGGTGCTTGCTGCCGTTCTCGAGAAGCACGGGGTGAAGGAACAGGTCGAGCGCATGAGGGTGCTCGACCTCTGGCCCGAGCTCGTTGGCGAGCACGTCGCACACGTGACCAGGGCGAAGGGTGTGTCCGAGGCGACGCTGTTCGTCGAGGTACGCACCAGTGCGTGGCTGATGGAGCTGAACATCATGAAGGGGGAGTTCCTTGCGAAGGTGAACGAGCGCCTCGGGGATGTCCCATTGGAACGTATAGTTTTCGTGCTGGCGGAGACGATCTAGCAGCGCGAACACCGATATCAGCGCTCACGGAGCGGACATGGCAAAGAGCAAGAAACCGAAAGATGCGGAGTATACCGCCGGACAAATCCAGGTCCTCAAGGGTCTGGAGGCGGTGCGGAAGCGGCCGGGCATGTACGTCGGCTCGACGTCGGCGCGCGGACTGCATCACCTCGTATACGAGGTCGTCGACAACTCGATCGACGAGGCGATGGCCGGTTACTGTTCGGAGGTGACGGTCACGATCCACGAGGACAACTCGGTCTCGGTCGTGGACGACGGGCGAGGCATCCCGGTGGACATCCACCCCACCGAGAAAGTGCCCGGTGTCGAGCTCGCCATGACGGTGCTGCACGCCGGCGGTAAGTTCGACAAAGACACCTACAAAGTCTCAGGCGGCCTGCACGGCGTCGGCGTGAGCGTGGTGAACGCACTCTCGGCTTTCCTCGA from Gemmatimonadota bacterium carries:
- a CDS encoding single-stranded DNA-binding protein translates to MSRSLNKVMLIGNVGNDPEIRATSSGARVAKLSVATNRSWSDRSGQQQEKTEWHRLTFFGRLVDIVEQWVKKGDRLYVEGRIEYSQTEGEGGTKYWTDIVVNEMVMLGSTTGGGGASFDRGSGAGGEFSGGGSERGGGGGEGSQASATEPDDDLPF
- a CDS encoding enoyl-CoA hydratase/isomerase family protein, which translates into the protein MADLTYIRVEQDAEIAVIFIDRQDKLNALNAEVVAELGQVFESLREDDSVRGVIVTGAGEKAFVAGADIGELAKMDSISGVRVSRDGQDVFMAIERFPKPVLAAVGGFALGGGCELALACHLRIASENARFGQPEVGLGIIPGYGGTIRLSRLVGLGRAIELTLTGEMVGAERAEQIGLVSAVVPRESLLSDAKKFMRRITKNGPIAVRMALESIYRALDTATPDALAFESSLFGLLASTEDMKEGMAAFMEKRKADFKGR
- a CDS encoding DNA replication/repair protein RecF; its protein translation is MSYALRDSPNRWSVRLSGLAIRHFRNLGSQDLELPSEGVALIGDNAQGKSNFLEAIYYLETFRSFRGARDEQLVAFHQGVFRVAGTLEETDAGGSSEVAAAFEKKGKRKKVSVDGAEPERMGDALGRLAAVIFSPADVELVSGGPSERRRFLDIVLSLSEPGYLTALQDYRKILVRRNASLKDGQPASVVVAWDRGLVRSGAGVMRARRDWIEQRCGAFGDYYREVSDGVVAQMTYRPSVTLDAAVSEEEIAAAFRDALAEASERERRMGTTVVGPHRDDLLLRLEDHANGLDLRTYGSGGQRRTAALALRLVEARTIRETRQRRPLILLDDVFAELDSGRGERVLALMEKEEMGQVVLTSPKEADVKIRKDSLARWHIEAGRITA
- a CDS encoding DUF721 domain-containing protein; translation: MAGRPVRIDSVLAAVLEKHGVKEQVERMRVLDLWPELVGEHVAHVTRAKGVSEATLFVEVRTSAWLMELNIMKGEFLAKVNERLGDVPLERIVFVLAETI